The Actinocatenispora sera genome has a window encoding:
- a CDS encoding TetR/AcrR family transcriptional regulator, whose protein sequence is MPTAEPGRPRARIAEARRNRQKLIEVATQAFAAETKPVALETIAKRAGVGIGTLYRHFPNREALVEAIYADQIGQLRTSAEKLLASHPPAAALRRWTGTFLEWAAAKHGMAEALHRVVASGRITHGEMRGELIAAVALFLEAGAAAGDLRADADPADVAALFAGVLVVAGAPDHRDQAQRMLYLIVDGLRPAPASP, encoded by the coding sequence ATGCCCACCGCCGAACCCGGCCGGCCCCGCGCCCGCATCGCCGAGGCGCGGCGCAACCGGCAGAAGCTGATCGAGGTCGCGACGCAGGCGTTCGCCGCCGAGACGAAGCCCGTCGCGCTGGAGACGATCGCCAAGCGCGCCGGCGTCGGGATCGGCACGCTGTACCGGCACTTCCCGAACCGGGAGGCGCTGGTCGAGGCGATCTACGCCGACCAGATCGGCCAGCTGCGGACCAGCGCGGAGAAGCTGCTCGCGAGCCACCCGCCGGCGGCGGCGCTGCGCCGCTGGACCGGCACCTTCCTCGAATGGGCCGCCGCCAAGCACGGCATGGCCGAAGCGCTGCACCGGGTGGTGGCCAGCGGGCGGATCACCCACGGCGAGATGCGCGGTGAGCTCATCGCGGCGGTCGCGCTGTTCCTCGAGGCAGGTGCGGCGGCCGGGGACCTGCGCGCCGACGCCGACCCGGCCGACGTGGCGGCGCTTTTCGCCGGGGTCCTGGTCGTCGCCGGCGCGCCGGACCACCGCGACCAGGCCCAGCGGATGCTGTACCTGATCGTCGACGGCCTGCGCCCCGCGCCCGCATCCCCCTGA
- a CDS encoding MFS transporter produces the protein MATTAVPTSAPTRTAAGLGWLSLLVLLAGTFVTTLDFFIVNVAIPSLSTDLRAGPTAIQFTVAGYGLALAAGLITGGRLGDLYGRRRLLMIGLAGFTAASLVCGLAPTVGVLIAARVAQGIAAALLMPQVLAILNAEFTGARRSKAFAAYGLAIGLGAVFGQLIGGVLIHLDLAGAGWRSIFLINVPIGLVAVLLAPRLLRESRSPVAARPDLIGTVLVSVGLVAVVLPLVEGQDLGWPGWLFGCLAAAVPLLVGFVLHQRRRAAGGRAPLVTLSLFAARSYSIGVALAFVFQLTMASFFLVLALYLQDGRGLGALGAGLIFVPMGLGYFVATMLSGRVAARLGRYTITLGAAIVAVGYGMLAETASGWSHASVETLIPALVVAGAGMGFAIPPLPAIALSKVAPANVAAGSGVLTAAQQAGGAVGVALVGVVFYRVLGAQPTPDSYPPAFAVALMLLAAVDVLVAVGALALPRRG, from the coding sequence ATGGCCACCACCGCGGTACCGACCAGCGCGCCGACCCGGACGGCGGCCGGCCTCGGCTGGCTGAGCCTCCTGGTCCTGCTGGCCGGGACGTTCGTCACCACGCTGGACTTCTTCATCGTCAACGTCGCGATCCCGTCGCTGTCGACCGACCTGCGGGCCGGGCCGACCGCGATCCAGTTCACCGTCGCCGGGTACGGGCTGGCGCTCGCCGCCGGGCTGATCACCGGTGGCCGGCTCGGCGACCTGTACGGGCGGCGCCGGCTCTTGATGATCGGCCTGGCCGGGTTCACCGCCGCGTCGCTGGTGTGCGGCCTGGCGCCGACGGTCGGCGTACTGATCGCCGCACGGGTGGCGCAGGGCATCGCCGCGGCGCTGCTGATGCCGCAGGTACTGGCGATCCTCAACGCCGAGTTCACCGGTGCGCGGCGGTCGAAGGCGTTCGCCGCGTACGGCCTGGCGATCGGGCTGGGTGCGGTGTTCGGCCAGCTGATCGGCGGCGTGCTGATCCACCTGGACCTGGCGGGCGCCGGCTGGCGTTCGATCTTCCTGATCAACGTGCCGATCGGGCTGGTCGCGGTGCTGCTCGCGCCCCGCCTGCTGCGCGAGTCGCGCTCGCCGGTCGCCGCCCGACCCGACCTGATCGGTACCGTGCTGGTCAGCGTCGGCCTGGTTGCCGTGGTGTTGCCGCTGGTGGAGGGGCAGGACCTGGGCTGGCCGGGCTGGCTGTTCGGTTGCCTGGCGGCGGCGGTACCGCTGCTCGTCGGCTTCGTCCTGCACCAGCGTCGGCGTGCCGCCGGGGGTCGGGCACCGCTGGTGACCCTGTCGCTGTTCGCGGCCCGCAGCTACTCGATCGGGGTGGCGCTGGCGTTCGTGTTCCAGCTGACGATGGCATCGTTCTTCCTGGTACTGGCGCTGTACCTGCAGGACGGGCGCGGGCTGGGTGCGCTCGGCGCCGGGCTGATCTTCGTCCCGATGGGCCTGGGGTACTTCGTCGCCACGATGCTGTCGGGGCGCGTCGCCGCCCGGCTCGGCCGGTACACGATCACGTTGGGCGCGGCGATCGTCGCGGTCGGGTACGGCATGCTCGCCGAGACCGCGTCGGGCTGGTCGCACGCGAGCGTCGAGACGCTGATCCCGGCGCTGGTGGTGGCGGGGGCGGGGATGGGGTTCGCGATCCCGCCGCTGCCCGCGATCGCGCTGTCGAAGGTGGCGCCGGCGAACGTGGCGGCCGGCTCCGGCGTCCTGACCGCCGCGCAACAGGCGGGCGGCGCGGTCGGGGTGGCGCTGGTCGGCGTGGTGTTCTACCGGGTGCTCGGCGCGCAGCCGACGCCGGACAGCTACCCGCCGGCCTTCGCGGTGGCGCTGATGCTGCTGGCGGCCGTCGACGTCCTGGTCGCCGTGGGTGCCCTCGCCCTGCCCCGGCGCGGCTGA
- a CDS encoding helix-turn-helix transcriptional regulator → MLYGRQAELDALHELLAAVRAGAGAGLVLRGEAGIGKTALLDALAATDGVRVLRAAGVESEVELPFAGLHLLLRPVLDRVGTLPEVQATALRGALGLAAGNGTDSDGFLVGLAALSLLAELAADRPLLVLVDDAQWLDRASAAALLFAARRLDADSVGMIFATRDVPDFPTPGLPELRLAGLADDAAGELLDAGGTGLDPVRRDRVLAAAAGNPLALLELPGALGDAADHGALPLTDRLRAAFRARLAGLTDGVRDLLLVAALDGTGELPVLLRAAARFGAGTGTGTGELDTAVRAGLLTVLDPDDRVAFRHPLVRATVAQDAPPGRRIAAHTALAAAWDTPGGADRRAWHLAAAATAPDEQIAVALTEAAARAAGRHGHAAEAAAYARAAELSEAADARLRRLTLAAEAAAEAGELDRSARLAADATAALAGTSPAGAEGRPATGEPSAGTDPSPVDDVDVRRAGGADPRLAARLLSVRAAASFWRGSLGTAHRAYLRAADLLAPIDAGASTALLVEAVHVGWYTGERELAEAYDRLATALGSDPGTPNAGDCEATAMARLTLLGVGPAIGRATPTEPSPDEAMATVRRLVARPGWQIMTAAVGIVLGQDGSTIDIGAEEVAQAHRHGRIGRLPQALFYLASGRAYAGWHEAAARDAATGVELAHATDQRQWAGRLREPLAHLAAVAGDEARVHRLVDDARADAAASDPDWDVPWVHSSLGLVELSLGRAEPALAELSALAAQRALFHIPAIRSVPDLVEAAVRAGRPDAAADALHQYRRWAAHTGQGWVAALVLRCEALLADDATAEQKYEAALAGSRRANRPFETARTALLYGEWLRRLRRRTEAREHLQAAVRAFDRLAAPPWAQRARAELAAAGQASEQAPTDTLAVLTPQERQIVLLAARGLSNKDIAGRLFLSPRTVGYHLYKAYPKLGVLSRGELPAVVGGS, encoded by the coding sequence ATGTTGTACGGACGGCAGGCGGAGCTGGACGCGCTGCACGAGCTGCTCGCCGCGGTGCGCGCCGGCGCCGGAGCCGGGCTGGTGCTCCGGGGCGAGGCCGGCATCGGCAAGACCGCGCTGCTCGACGCGCTCGCGGCCACCGACGGCGTGCGGGTGCTGCGCGCCGCCGGCGTCGAGTCCGAGGTGGAGCTGCCGTTCGCGGGGCTGCACCTGTTGCTGCGGCCGGTCCTGGACCGGGTCGGCACGCTGCCCGAGGTGCAGGCCACCGCGCTGCGCGGCGCGCTCGGCCTCGCCGCCGGGAACGGTACCGACTCCGACGGGTTCCTCGTCGGCCTCGCCGCGCTGTCGCTGCTGGCCGAGCTGGCCGCGGACCGGCCGCTGCTGGTGCTGGTGGACGACGCGCAGTGGCTGGACCGCGCATCCGCCGCGGCATTGCTGTTCGCCGCCCGCCGGCTGGACGCCGACTCGGTCGGCATGATCTTCGCCACCCGCGACGTGCCCGACTTCCCCACTCCCGGGCTGCCCGAGCTGCGGCTGGCCGGGCTGGCCGACGATGCCGCCGGCGAGCTGCTCGACGCCGGCGGAACCGGCCTCGACCCGGTCCGGCGCGACCGGGTGCTGGCCGCGGCGGCCGGCAACCCGCTCGCGCTGCTGGAGCTGCCCGGTGCGCTCGGCGACGCGGCCGACCACGGCGCGCTGCCGCTGACCGACCGGCTGCGCGCGGCGTTCCGGGCCCGGCTGGCCGGCCTGACCGACGGCGTGCGCGACCTGCTGCTGGTGGCGGCGCTGGACGGCACCGGCGAGCTGCCGGTGCTGCTGCGCGCGGCGGCACGGTTCGGCGCCGGCACCGGCACCGGCACCGGCGAGCTGGACACCGCGGTGCGCGCCGGGCTGCTCACCGTCCTCGACCCGGACGACCGGGTCGCCTTCCGGCACCCGCTGGTGCGGGCCACGGTGGCGCAGGACGCGCCGCCGGGCCGGCGGATCGCGGCGCACACGGCGCTGGCCGCCGCGTGGGACACCCCGGGCGGTGCCGATCGGCGCGCCTGGCACCTCGCCGCCGCGGCGACCGCGCCGGACGAGCAGATCGCGGTGGCGCTGACCGAGGCCGCCGCGCGCGCCGCCGGGCGGCACGGCCACGCCGCCGAGGCCGCCGCGTACGCGCGAGCCGCCGAACTGAGCGAGGCGGCCGACGCCCGGCTGCGCCGGCTCACGCTCGCCGCCGAGGCCGCCGCGGAGGCCGGCGAGCTGGACCGGTCCGCCCGGCTCGCGGCCGACGCCACGGCGGCCCTCGCCGGTACCTCGCCGGCCGGCGCCGAGGGACGACCCGCGACCGGCGAACCCTCCGCCGGCACCGATCCGTCGCCGGTCGACGACGTCGACGTGCGACGTGCCGGCGGTGCCGATCCGCGCCTGGCCGCGCGGCTGCTGTCGGTCCGGGCGGCGGCATCGTTCTGGCGCGGCAGCCTCGGCACCGCGCACCGGGCGTACCTGCGCGCCGCCGACCTGCTCGCCCCGATCGACGCCGGCGCCAGCACCGCGCTGCTGGTGGAGGCGGTGCACGTCGGGTGGTACACCGGCGAGCGCGAGCTGGCCGAGGCGTACGACCGGCTGGCGACCGCGCTCGGGTCCGATCCCGGCACGCCGAACGCCGGTGACTGCGAGGCGACCGCGATGGCCCGGCTGACCCTGCTCGGGGTCGGGCCGGCGATCGGGCGGGCGACGCCGACCGAGCCGTCGCCGGACGAGGCGATGGCCACGGTGCGCCGGCTGGTCGCCCGGCCCGGCTGGCAGATCATGACCGCCGCCGTCGGCATCGTGCTCGGCCAGGACGGCAGCACCATCGACATCGGTGCCGAGGAGGTCGCGCAGGCGCACCGGCACGGCCGGATCGGCCGGCTGCCGCAGGCGCTGTTCTACCTCGCCTCCGGCCGGGCGTACGCCGGCTGGCACGAGGCGGCCGCTCGGGACGCCGCCACCGGGGTCGAGCTGGCCCACGCCACCGACCAGCGGCAGTGGGCCGGCCGGCTGCGCGAACCGCTGGCCCATCTCGCCGCCGTGGCCGGCGACGAGGCGCGGGTGCACCGGCTCGTCGACGACGCACGCGCCGACGCCGCGGCGTCCGATCCCGACTGGGACGTGCCCTGGGTGCACTCGTCGCTGGGGCTGGTGGAGCTGAGCCTGGGGCGGGCCGAACCGGCGCTGGCCGAGCTGTCCGCGCTCGCCGCGCAACGCGCGTTGTTCCACATCCCGGCGATCCGCAGCGTGCCGGACCTGGTCGAGGCCGCGGTCCGGGCCGGCCGGCCGGACGCCGCTGCCGACGCGCTGCACCAGTACCGGCGCTGGGCCGCGCACACCGGACAGGGCTGGGTCGCCGCGCTGGTACTGCGGTGCGAGGCGCTGCTGGCCGACGACGCCACGGCCGAGCAGAAATACGAGGCGGCGCTCGCCGGCTCGCGGCGGGCGAACCGGCCGTTCGAGACCGCCCGCACCGCCCTGCTGTACGGCGAGTGGCTGCGCCGGCTGCGGCGCCGCACCGAGGCGCGCGAGCACCTGCAGGCGGCGGTCCGCGCGTTCGACCGGCTGGCCGCCCCGCCGTGGGCGCAGCGGGCCCGGGCGGAGCTGGCCGCGGCCGGGCAGGCGAGCGAGCAGGCGCCGACCGACACGCTCGCCGTGCTCACCCCGCAGGAGCGCCAGATCGTGCTGCTCGCCGCGCGCGGACTGTCCAACAAGGACATCGCGGGCCGGTTGTTCCTGAGCCCGCGCACCGTCGGCTACCACCTCTACAAGGCGTACCCGAAGCTCGGTGTGCTGTCCCGCGGCGAGCTGCCCGCGGTGGTCGGCGGCAGCTGA
- a CDS encoding NAD(P)/FAD-dependent oxidoreductase, translated as MTETLQNSYDVVVIGGGAAGLNGALMLARSRRSVLVVDAGQPRNAPAAGVHGLLGREGMAPGDLLARGRDEVRGYGGQVVAGTVESAARHDAGFVVTLADGSRVRARRLLVTTGLVDELPEVPGLRERWGREVVHCPYCHGYEVRDQAIGVLATGPMSVHQALMFAQLSDDVVYFVHESPAPTGEAAERLAALHIPVLAGTVTAAEVADDRLVGLRLADGTLVRRDAIAVATRMVARAGFLGDLGLRPVPHPSGFGEHLPVDELGRAEVPGVWAAGNVTDLTAQVGAAAAAGALAGAQLNADLIEERVREAVAARADGFSAADEARVAERVLGDRRHGLAG; from the coding sequence GTGACCGAGACGCTGCAGAACAGCTATGACGTGGTGGTGATCGGCGGCGGCGCGGCCGGACTCAACGGCGCCCTGATGCTCGCCCGGTCCCGCCGGTCGGTCCTGGTGGTCGACGCCGGGCAACCGCGCAACGCACCGGCGGCCGGCGTGCACGGATTGCTCGGCCGGGAGGGGATGGCGCCGGGCGACCTGCTCGCCCGCGGCCGCGACGAGGTCCGCGGCTACGGCGGGCAGGTCGTGGCCGGCACGGTCGAGTCGGCGGCCCGCCACGACGCCGGGTTCGTGGTGACGCTGGCCGATGGCAGCCGGGTGCGGGCGCGCCGGCTGCTCGTCACGACCGGGCTGGTCGACGAACTGCCCGAGGTGCCGGGGCTGCGCGAGCGGTGGGGCCGCGAGGTCGTGCACTGCCCGTACTGCCACGGGTACGAGGTGCGGGACCAGGCGATCGGCGTGCTCGCCACCGGGCCGATGTCGGTGCACCAGGCACTGATGTTCGCCCAGCTCAGCGACGACGTCGTGTACTTCGTGCACGAGTCGCCGGCGCCGACCGGTGAGGCGGCCGAGCGACTCGCCGCCCTCCACATCCCCGTACTGGCCGGCACCGTCACCGCGGCCGAGGTGGCCGACGACCGACTGGTCGGGTTGCGCCTCGCCGACGGCACCCTGGTACGCCGGGACGCGATCGCGGTGGCGACCCGGATGGTGGCGCGCGCCGGGTTCCTCGGCGATCTGGGACTGCGGCCGGTACCGCATCCGTCCGGGTTCGGCGAGCATCTGCCGGTCGACGAACTCGGCCGCGCCGAGGTACCCGGAGTGTGGGCAGCCGGCAACGTCACCGACCTGACCGCCCAGGTCGGTGCCGCCGCCGCGGCCGGCGCGCTGGCCGGCGCGCAGCTCAACGCCGACCTGATCGAGGAACGGGTGCGCGAGGCCGTGGCGGCCCGGGCGGACGGGTTCTCGGCGGCCGACGAGGCCCGGGTCGCCGAGCGGGTCCTGGGCGACCGCCGGCACGGCCTGGCCGGCTGA
- a CDS encoding helix-turn-helix domain-containing protein produces MAQDDDLDRTLGAVGARLRALRRQRNVTLAELSRTTGISVSTLSRLESGDRRPTLELLLPLAKAHGVTLDELVDAPVTGDPRIHLRPVTRHGMTMLPLTRRVGGIQAFKLIIPGSTGPAEPQLQTHEGYDWLYVLNGRLRLVLGEHDLVLEPGEAAEFDTRTGHWFAAAGPEPVELLSLLGPQGERAHLRARPRRD; encoded by the coding sequence ATGGCTCAGGACGACGATCTGGATCGAACGCTCGGAGCGGTCGGCGCCCGGCTGCGCGCGCTGCGCCGGCAGCGCAACGTCACCCTCGCCGAGCTGTCCCGCACCACCGGCATCTCGGTGAGCACGCTGTCCCGGCTGGAGTCCGGCGACCGCCGGCCCACCCTGGAGCTGCTGCTGCCGCTGGCCAAGGCGCACGGCGTCACACTGGACGAGTTGGTCGACGCGCCGGTCACCGGCGACCCGCGGATCCACCTGCGCCCGGTCACCCGGCACGGCATGACCATGCTGCCGCTGACCCGGCGGGTCGGTGGCATCCAAGCCTTCAAGCTGATCATTCCGGGCAGCACCGGGCCGGCCGAACCGCAGCTGCAGACGCACGAGGGCTACGACTGGCTGTACGTGCTGAACGGGCGGCTGCGGCTGGTGCTCGGCGAACACGACCTGGTGCTCGAACCGGGCGAGGCCGCCGAGTTCGACACCCGGACCGGGCACTGGTTCGCCGCCGCGGGCCCGGAACCGGTCGAGCTGCTCAGCCTGCTCGGGCCGCAGGGCGAGCGCGCCCACCTGCGCGCCCGCCCCCGGCGGGACTGA
- a CDS encoding RNA polymerase sigma factor, producing the protein MDQSSLSRARPAPMTAGPGARPAPEQIAATVRGAQHGDLMALHDLLDLITPYVQRLCGPIALADGPDAAQEALIVVLRNLRSLRTPEALFGWVRVIAVREAVRVARRSARTVPAELGEIPAPGDPALAVDVADVLRRLAPEHRAVLMLRDLEGFDEARAAQLLGVPTGTVRSRLFRARRMFRRAWLADRPPPDRYPHPPAVRAGRREAGRTEEHASERPSTEERSSGRRPTGERPFERRPTEESASERRSTGERPFERRPTEESASERRPTGERPSGRRPTEESPTEARPGRARRTERRPR; encoded by the coding sequence GTGGACCAGAGCTCGTTGTCCCGCGCGCGGCCGGCGCCGATGACCGCCGGACCGGGCGCGCGGCCGGCGCCGGAGCAGATCGCGGCCACGGTACGCGGTGCGCAGCACGGTGACCTGATGGCGCTGCACGACCTGCTCGACCTGATCACCCCGTACGTGCAGCGGCTGTGCGGTCCCATCGCGCTGGCGGACGGGCCGGACGCCGCGCAGGAGGCGCTGATCGTGGTCCTGCGCAACCTGCGCTCGCTGCGCACCCCGGAGGCGCTGTTCGGGTGGGTACGGGTGATCGCGGTGCGGGAGGCGGTCCGGGTGGCACGCCGCTCCGCCCGTACGGTCCCGGCCGAGCTCGGCGAGATCCCGGCGCCGGGCGATCCGGCGCTCGCCGTCGACGTCGCGGACGTGCTGCGCCGCCTCGCCCCCGAGCACCGTGCCGTACTGATGCTGCGCGACCTGGAGGGTTTCGACGAGGCGCGGGCGGCGCAGCTGCTCGGCGTACCGACCGGCACCGTACGGTCCCGGCTGTTCCGGGCCCGCCGAATGTTCCGGCGCGCCTGGCTCGCCGACCGGCCCCCACCCGACCGGTACCCGCACCCGCCCGCCGTGCGGGCGGGCCGGAGGGAAGCCGGCCGGACCGAGGAGCACGCGTCCGAGCGGCCCTCGACCGAGGAGCGTTCGTCCGGGCGCCGTCCGACCGGGGAGCGTCCGTTCGAGCGGCGTCCGACCGAGGAGAGCGCGTCCGAGCGGCGTTCGACCGGGGAGCGTCCGTTCGAGCGGCGTCCGACCGAGGAGAGCGCGTCCGAGCGGCGTCCGACCGGGGAGCGTCCGTCCGGGCGGCGTCCGACCGAGGAGAGCCCGACCGAGGCGCGCCCGGGCCGGGCCCGCCGGACCGAGAGGAGGCCGCGGTGA
- a CDS encoding DUF3995 domain-containing protein — protein MRVRSIAGAAVASVLAADGGLHTFWAVSGSPWPAHDHRTLSAGLLDMQVPFTPAALVPLAVLLFGGAALVAARAGLLGAVGRRLPRWLPYLATLAVTGGTAVRVAAGFGWLVTADPASTFFRLNLAVYTPLCLLLAAAGLVLLRREHRDPVPATPGWAPSR, from the coding sequence GTGAGGGTTCGTTCGATCGCCGGCGCCGCGGTGGCGTCGGTACTGGCCGCCGACGGCGGGCTGCACACGTTCTGGGCGGTGTCCGGCAGCCCGTGGCCGGCGCACGATCACCGCACCCTGTCCGCCGGGCTGCTCGACATGCAGGTGCCGTTCACTCCGGCGGCACTGGTGCCACTCGCGGTGCTGCTGTTCGGCGGCGCGGCGCTGGTGGCGGCGCGCGCCGGGCTGCTCGGCGCGGTGGGTCGGCGGCTGCCGCGCTGGCTGCCGTACCTGGCGACGCTCGCGGTGACCGGCGGCACCGCGGTACGCGTGGCGGCCGGGTTCGGTTGGCTGGTGACGGCGGATCCGGCGAGCACGTTCTTCCGCCTCAACCTGGCCGTCTACACGCCGCTGTGCCTGCTGCTCGCCGCTGCGGGGTTGGTACTGCTGCGCCGGGAGCACCGCGATCCGGTGCCGGCGACACCGGGATGGGCCCCGTCGCGGTAG
- a CDS encoding DUF2218 domain-containing protein, translating to MPISEARVPTRRPGRYLTQLGRHAQAIGHRPGHGGHDAGGASQPHPRMLRVEQSDTTATLEFDRGRCTLDAEPDALVLRIEAPDATSLAQLERLIGSDLERFGNRDQLTVTWHRSDDHRDGDPDHHGGEHDRHGGDHDHHGGDRDQHGGDHPHGPGDAHAQGGDHGHAHRHGGVWGRVRHALVPHSHDSADRVDTALENSRRGVRTLVFSFLALSATAVVQLVVVLFSGSVALLGDTVHNAADSLTALPVGVAFVLGRRAATRRHTYGLGRAEDLAGVVVVLVIAASAVLAGYAAVRRLLDPQPVHQLWVVAAAGVIGFAGNELVARWRVTVGRRIGSAALVADGLHARADGFASLAVVLGAAGVAVGIPLADPVIGLAITVGIAFVAVDAARQVFGRLMDAVDPGTVAAIERAAAGTDRVDRAYDVRVRWVGHSLRAELAVAVDATLPVGAAHRIAHEVEHRLIHAIPRLAAAIVHTEPADAGPAHRALAHHRTAAAPA from the coding sequence ATGCCCATCTCCGAAGCACGGGTACCAACGCGCAGACCCGGCCGCTACCTGACCCAGCTGGGCCGGCATGCCCAGGCGATCGGCCATCGGCCCGGTCACGGCGGGCACGACGCCGGCGGTGCGAGCCAGCCGCATCCCCGAATGCTGCGGGTCGAACAGTCCGATACCACCGCCACCCTGGAGTTCGATCGGGGCCGCTGCACGCTCGACGCCGAGCCGGATGCCCTCGTGCTGCGCATCGAGGCCCCCGACGCGACCAGCCTGGCGCAGCTCGAACGGCTGATCGGGTCCGACCTCGAGCGGTTCGGCAACCGGGACCAGCTGACCGTCACCTGGCACCGCTCCGACGACCATCGCGACGGCGATCCCGACCACCACGGTGGCGAGCACGACCGGCACGGTGGCGATCACGACCACCACGGCGGTGACCGCGACCAGCACGGTGGTGATCACCCGCACGGTCCGGGGGACGCTCACGCCCAGGGCGGTGACCACGGCCACGCGCACCGGCACGGTGGCGTCTGGGGCAGGGTCCGGCACGCGCTGGTGCCGCACAGCCACGACAGTGCCGACCGCGTCGACACCGCACTCGAGAACAGCCGTCGTGGCGTTCGTACCCTCGTCTTCTCGTTCCTTGCCCTGTCGGCGACCGCGGTGGTGCAGCTGGTGGTCGTGCTGTTCAGCGGATCGGTGGCGTTGCTCGGCGACACGGTCCACAACGCCGCCGACAGCCTGACCGCACTGCCGGTCGGGGTCGCGTTCGTCCTCGGCCGGCGAGCCGCCACCCGCCGCCACACCTACGGTCTGGGACGGGCGGAGGACCTCGCCGGTGTCGTCGTGGTACTGGTCATCGCCGCCTCGGCGGTGCTGGCCGGCTACGCGGCGGTACGGCGGCTGCTCGACCCGCAGCCGGTCCACCAGCTGTGGGTCGTGGCCGCCGCCGGTGTGATCGGCTTCGCTGGCAACGAACTGGTCGCGCGCTGGCGCGTCACCGTCGGCCGCCGGATCGGTTCGGCCGCCCTGGTCGCCGACGGGTTGCACGCCCGCGCCGACGGTTTCGCCTCCCTCGCGGTGGTCCTCGGCGCCGCCGGCGTGGCGGTCGGGATCCCGCTGGCGGATCCGGTGATCGGGCTGGCCATCACCGTCGGGATCGCCTTCGTCGCGGTCGATGCGGCCAGGCAGGTGTTCGGTCGCCTGATGGACGCGGTCGATCCCGGTACCGTCGCGGCGATCGAGCGCGCCGCCGCGGGCACCGATCGCGTCGACCGTGCCTACGACGTCCGGGTCCGGTGGGTCGGGCACAGCCTGCGGGCCGAGCTCGCCGTCGCCGTGGATGCCACGCTGCCCGTCGGCGCCGCGCACCGGATCGCGCACGAGGTGGAGCACCGGCTGATCCACGCGATACCTCGGCTGGCCGCCGCGATCGTGCACACCGAACCGGCCGACGCCGGCCCGGCCCACCGCGCCCTCGCCCACCACCGCACCGCCGCCGCGCCGGCGTGA
- a CDS encoding alpha/beta fold hydrolase, translating into MGYLDVPGARLHFQAEGSGPTLLLIAGAGGDGDVFRMVSRHLAERYTVVRYDRRGFSRSDLDGPPENGDRLAADADDARRLIEHLGNGPATLFGSSSGAIVALTVLAGHPEVAAAVVAHEPPLMRQLTGGEQWLEFFASVYDRYREDGPDVAMARFRSRTFPGSDATFMAHAPKNPKNVAYWFEHELRQYPAADLDLAALGAHADRIVPAAGRDSGDHPCRAATASLAARLGRPMIDLPGGHVGFVSAPDAFAGELTAALDRSGAGPAHPGGDARPGGSPGSMHAGNWNDSYAGTPHWDLGRPQPAMQELADRGEIRGRVLDVGCGTGEHVLMCAALGLDSTGVDIAPAALHAARQKAEHRGLSARFLLGDAHHLAELGDTYDTVLDVGLFHIFGDEDRASYVRSLRDVVAPGGRYLMLCFSDREPGSGGPRRVSADEIATTFADGWRIEALAPTVLTNPAGPAGIHGWRLIAVRS; encoded by the coding sequence ATGGGGTATCTCGACGTACCCGGTGCCCGGCTCCACTTCCAGGCGGAAGGCAGCGGCCCGACGTTGCTCCTGATCGCCGGCGCCGGGGGCGACGGCGACGTCTTCCGGATGGTGTCCCGGCACCTCGCGGAGCGGTACACGGTCGTCCGGTACGACCGGCGCGGCTTCTCCCGCAGCGATCTCGACGGTCCGCCGGAGAACGGTGATCGGCTCGCCGCCGACGCCGACGACGCGCGCCGACTGATCGAGCACCTCGGGAACGGCCCGGCCACCCTCTTCGGTTCGAGTTCGGGCGCGATCGTCGCGCTCACGGTGCTGGCCGGGCACCCGGAGGTGGCGGCCGCCGTCGTGGCGCACGAGCCGCCGCTGATGCGCCAGCTGACCGGCGGCGAACAGTGGCTGGAGTTCTTCGCCAGCGTGTACGACCGGTACCGCGAGGACGGGCCCGACGTGGCGATGGCCCGCTTCCGGTCCCGCACGTTCCCCGGATCGGACGCCACGTTCATGGCGCACGCGCCGAAGAACCCGAAGAACGTCGCGTACTGGTTCGAGCACGAGCTGCGCCAGTACCCGGCCGCCGACCTCGACCTCGCCGCCCTCGGCGCGCACGCCGACCGGATCGTGCCGGCCGCCGGTCGAGACAGCGGCGACCACCCGTGCCGGGCGGCGACGGCCAGCCTGGCCGCCAGGTTGGGCCGGCCGATGATCGACCTTCCCGGCGGCCACGTCGGCTTCGTGTCCGCACCGGACGCCTTCGCCGGTGAGCTGACCGCTGCACTCGACCGATCCGGTGCCGGACCGGCCCACCCCGGCGGCGACGCCCGGCCGGGCGGGTCGCCGGGGTCGATGCACGCGGGCAACTGGAACGACTCGTACGCGGGCACCCCGCACTGGGATCTCGGGCGGCCGCAGCCGGCGATGCAGGAGCTCGCGGACCGCGGCGAGATCCGTGGCCGGGTACTCGACGTCGGCTGCGGTACCGGCGAGCACGTGCTGATGTGCGCCGCGCTCGGCCTGGACAGTACCGGCGTCGACATCGCGCCCGCGGCCCTGCACGCGGCGAGGCAGAAGGCCGAGCACCGGGGCCTGTCGGCGCGGTTCCTGCTCGGCGACGCCCATCACCTGGCCGAACTGGGGGACACCTACGACACCGTGCTCGACGTTGGTCTGTTCCACATCTTCGGCGACGAGGATCGAGCCAGCTACGTCCGAAGCCTGCGCGACGTCGTCGCGCCCGGTGGCCGGTACCTGATGCTGTGTTTCAGCGATCGGGAACCGGGAAGCGGCGGGCCACGCCGAGTCAGCGCGGACGAGATCGCGACCACGTTCGCCGACGGCTGGCGGATCGAGGCGCTCGCGCCCACCGTCCTGACGAACCCGGCCGGACCCGCCGGCATCCACGGCTGGCGGCTGATCGCCGTCCGGTCCTGA